One Streptomyces sp. NBC_00223 genomic window carries:
- a CDS encoding DUF6531 domain-containing protein: MLDLDRDPVPGDPYEVNELARRLGDFADDVASALRSVRGLGGDTAVQEWAGLSGEEYRSQFGDLPGELDKLERSYRLASGALDDYWPQLQTAQADADRALAHGRTARADLDAAKELAAQAAGLRDTAATTAEHALHEASHAGIRNKHWWEKAVDFVADHWDQIIAACKIIVAVLGIVVMIIGGPLAWLVLAAAILVLADTITKYLKGQASLWDVLFAALDCIPMFKGLTTAGGLLKMARELPTLLKSGKTLENIANSIHKGAGGLRNAAQDMKDLYKGLRSGAEDEAKAGRSMEGRCKGSDPIDMVTGEMLMSHTDVRLPGLLPLVIERHHVSSFRSGHSFGPAWMSTFDERLELDSDGVVCASADGMLQVCPVPESGCPVLPSHGPRHPLTWDGTPGGTA; this comes from the coding sequence GTGCTGGATCTGGACCGGGACCCCGTGCCGGGTGATCCGTACGAGGTGAATGAACTCGCCCGCAGGCTGGGGGACTTCGCCGACGACGTCGCCTCCGCGCTGCGCTCGGTCCGCGGGCTGGGCGGTGACACCGCCGTCCAGGAGTGGGCGGGGCTGTCGGGGGAGGAGTACCGCAGCCAGTTCGGTGACCTGCCCGGCGAACTCGACAAACTCGAACGCTCCTACCGCCTCGCCTCCGGCGCCCTCGACGACTACTGGCCCCAGCTCCAGACCGCACAGGCCGACGCCGACCGCGCCCTGGCCCACGGACGCACCGCCCGAGCCGACCTCGACGCCGCCAAGGAACTCGCCGCCCAGGCAGCCGGCCTGCGCGACACCGCCGCCACCACCGCCGAACACGCCCTGCACGAGGCGTCCCACGCCGGCATCCGCAACAAACACTGGTGGGAAAAGGCCGTCGACTTCGTCGCCGACCACTGGGACCAGATCATCGCCGCCTGCAAAATCATCGTCGCCGTCCTCGGCATCGTCGTGATGATCATCGGCGGACCCCTCGCCTGGCTCGTCCTCGCCGCCGCGATCCTCGTCCTCGCCGACACCATCACCAAATACCTCAAAGGCCAAGCCAGCCTCTGGGACGTCCTCTTCGCCGCCCTCGACTGCATCCCCATGTTCAAAGGCCTCACCACCGCAGGCGGCCTCCTCAAAATGGCCCGCGAACTCCCCACCCTCCTCAAATCCGGCAAAACCCTGGAGAACATCGCCAACAGCATCCACAAGGGCGCGGGAGGACTCAGGAACGCCGCGCAGGACATGAAGGACCTCTACAAGGGTCTGCGGTCGGGCGCTGAGGACGAGGCCAAGGCGGGCAGGTCGATGGAGGGCCGCTGCAAGGGCAGTGACCCCATCGACATGGTCACCGGCGAGATGCTGATGTCGCACACGGACGTCCGGCTGCCAGGTCTGCTCCCTCTGGTGATCGAGCGCCATCACGTGTCCAGTTTCCGCTCGGGGCACTCGTTCGGTCCGGCATGGATGTCGACCTTCGACGAGCGACTCGAACTCGACAGCGACGGTGTCGTCTGCGCGAGCGCGGACGGCATGCTCCAGGTCTGTCCGGTACCCGAATCCGGCTGTCCGGTGCTGCCGAGCCACGGCCCGCGACACCCCCTGACCTGGGACGGCACCCCCGGCGGCACGGCGTGA